The genomic window GCTGAATAGAGTGAAACAAGCTGGTCGGCAATTGCATCAATTCTTTTCTTTGCATTAGCTTTTTTCTTTTCCCAGGTTTTTGAGCTGATTTTATCTAATTTTATATTTTGATTTTCATTTCCAATATACCTTTGGATAAGGTGTGTTTGCTCAATTGGAATAAATAATTTTTCATTATCTGCATATTCAATTTCAATATAATCTTTTTCAAGAAGACTTGTTTTGATTCTTTTGATTTGCTTAAATATTCCAATTCCATGGTTGATGTGAACTACATGACTATTTTTTTCAACTTCAATAAATGAATCAATAGGTTTTGTTCTTGATGATTCGAAAACTTTATTTATTTTTTGTCTTCTGTTAAATATATCTGATTCAAGGATAATGGCTATTTTTTCTTTGTTTATTATAAGTGAGCTTGATATTTTTAAAACTTCAATTTTGATTTTTGGCAGATCTTTGAAGATGTATTTTAATTTTTCTTTTTGTGAACTAGATTCTGCCGCAATAATTACTTTAAATCCGTTATTTAGCCAGTTTTGTATTTCTTCCTTTGCAAGTGCAATGTTTGAAAAAAATCTACGCCCACTTTCAATTTCAAATTCTACAAGTTCTTCTGTTTGTGTATTTGCAGGAGTTTTGACGAAGAAAATATTAGTTTTTAATTTTAAATCATTCAAATTTATAAAAATTTCTTTTGGTGCAATTGTTTTCTCTCCTGACTCTATTGCTTGGCTATAAAGTTTTTCATACTCTTTATAGATCTTTTTGATCTCTTCTTGTAAATTTGGTATTTCGAAATTTATAGTAAGCGTATCTTCATTTATTTCTTGACTTAGGTATGTGTCTCCTATTAACGGATAAAATATTTCTTCTGCTCTTGCATGATATTTTGTTTCAATTTGTTCAAATAATTTTTTATATTCATTTTCTTTTATGTAGTGTTTTAATCTGTTTATGCTTTCATTATTCCAAATGATTTCCTTTTTAGGAATTATATCAAATTCGGAGATTTCATTGCCTTTTTTTAATTGAGTTAAGGGATTAAAATATTTGATTTCTTTTATTGTGTCATTATGCAGTGAAATTCTTATTGGTTCTGCCTTATTAAATGAGTGTATGTCTATTATTTCACCCTTTATTGTAAATTCTCCAGGTAATGTAACTCTCATTGTTTTTTCATAGCCTAGTCTTATAAGTTTGCTTTCAAGATTTTTTATGTTTATTAACTTGCTTGTCTGAATCTTATAAATATTTTTAAATAAATTTTCTTTTGTAGGTATTTTGCTAAGTAGGGATTTTAATAAAACAATATAGATTCCAGGATTATTTTCATAAAAATTGATTAAGAATTTTATTCGTTCGCTAAAGATTGTACTTTTTGAGCCGATGCCTTTATATACAAGAGGACTGAAATAATTAAGTTCATATATTTTATCTGTAATTTGCATTAAGTCATCTTTGAGTGCATCTGCAATATTTTCATTGTTAACTATTAATATAATTTTATTATTACCGCTATATTCCTTTATTTTGTTTATTAAAAAAGCTTCAAAAAATCCCCCATGCCCTACTAGTGTAAAGGGTAGATTTTCTTTAATGAGTTGTTGTATTTTTTTTAAATTTTGATTGTCATTTAGTATGGTAGTTAATTCTTTTTCTATGTTCATTTTTTACCTTTTTGTTTCTGTAGTTTAGTATAATATTATATATTAATAGATATGTTCCGTTTCGTTATGTATAATATAATTAGATTTTGAGGAGTTTATGGAATTTAGGAAATTATTGTTTGTTATATCTCTTATGGTTGTTCCTTTTATGCTTTTTCCTAGGGATTATAAGGGTCTTGATTTTAAGATAAAGTTTTTCAATCAATCAATCTATCGTGTTGATAGCAATGTTTCTATTGAAGTTTCGCTTAGCAATTTATCTGATGATTTACTTACTCTTGAGGTAGGAGATATTAATACTTTTGGTTTTGATTTTGATGTTACAGATACTACTAATATTAAAGTTAAGAGATCTCTTGAATATGTTAAGGATAGATCAAAGAATGTTGCAATTCCTGTTAGAACTCTGAGTTTGAGACCTAATGAAAGATTTTCTGTAATGATGAGCTTAAATCAATTTGTGCAATTTGATAAAGATGGAGTCTATTTTGTTAGAGGTAAGTTTTTCCCAGATATCTCAGATTCACAAAAGTGTATAGAGTCTAATGTTATTACCTTGTTTTTGAAACCGAAGATGGATGATGTTGCAGAAAAATTTAACTTTTCTAATTTGTCTTCCAATCGTGAGGTTCAAAGTGTTTTGAAAAGAGAGAATTTATCCCCTGATAAAGTTATTGAATATTTGTTTTCAGCATTGCGGCTTGGGGAGAGAGAGAAATTCTTTTTATATATTGACATTGAAAGTCTTATTTTAAATGATCAAAATAAATCATATCTTTATAAGCAGGAACTTAGATCGGGTTCTAATAGTATGCTTGAAGAATATAAGGAATATTTATGGAATAATAGTAATTCTGATATTGCAAAAGTTCCAAATAAATTTTCTATTGTTGAAACAACTTATACAGATTCTACGGGGAAAGTTGTGTCTGATGTGTATTTTGAGGATGGTCATTTTTATGTAGCCAAACGATATACCTTTTTTTTCAAAAAGTATGATTATTACTGGATCATTTATGATTATACTGTTCAAAATACTGGAATTAAGGAGAAATACTAGGCTTTTTATTTTTAGGATCAAAGGGCTTAGTATTGTTTTATGGATAATAAGTTCCTTCAGTTTATATGCTGATTTTAAACATGAGGTTGTTAAAGGTGATACCTTATATTCGATCTCTCTTAAATATAAGATTTCAATAAAAGAATTGAAAAATGCAAATAATCTGAAGTCTGAGAGCATTAGAATTGGTCGTATATTAGTCATTCCAAGTTCTTCTAAAGTTAACAAAGTTCTTACTAAGAAGGGTGATGAGAAGTCTAAGTTGAGCAAGCTTGAGCCTGATGCTAAAGTTCATGTTGTTAAGGTCGGCGATACTATTGAAGATATATCTAAAAGATATGGCATTAGAGAAAAGGAATTGGTTGCTTGGAATAATTTGACTTCTAAGATTCTTAAGGTTGGTTCTAAGTTACATTTGGGTGAGCCTGACTTTTTAAAGCCATATATAGTTAAAAAGGGTGATTCTCTCTCAAAGCTTTCTGTGGATTTTGATATTAGTATTGCGGATATTATAAGGTTTAATTCTCTAGAGAGTAAGAAGTTAATAATTGGTCAAAAATTATATTTGAAAAGGGTTTCTGGGGATATTCATTTCCATTATGTAAAGCGAGGAGAGACTCTTGGGAAGATTGCATATATTTATGGTGTTACCGCAAAACATCTTGTCCATCTTAATGGAGACAAGGCAATAAATTTAAAGGCGGATTCAATTTTAGATGTCTCAAAAATTATTGAAGAAAATCCATTAAGTTCTAAGTCTTTACAATTAAAGGCCGAAAAGGGCAGTAGTGAAACGTTTATATCTCATAGGGTATCTGTTGGTGAGACGTTATATAGCATTGCCCGTAAATATGGAGTTTTGCTTGAAGCTCTTAAGAGTTGGAATAATTTAAGTGGGAATAATATTTTTCATAATCAGGAACTTAAAATTTATGATAAGAGAAAAGGTCCAGTTGTTGCAAATAAAGACTCAAGGCAATTTGTGGATAATTCTAGTGATTCTAAGACCAAAGTTAAAGCTATTGCAAATGTTATTTCTGCTAAGAGTAAAAAGTTAGATTTAAATTTTTCCAATGTTTTAAATAATAGAGATGCTTTTGATATTAGTGCTTTAGTTATACTGGATCCTAAAATACCTATGTTTGAGGCTAATGGGGTTTTTTATTATTGGTATAAGCCTAAAAAAGTAAGTCAGCCAAGTGAATTTTATTCAGAAGATTGGTATTCGCCTCTGAATGCCTATAAGAAAGCAAGTCAGCTTTTTAAAAGTTTTGAAAGTCTTGTGCGATCTCGGCCGATTAAAAATAGTAACTTAAAAAATAAATTAATAATTATTGATCCTGGACATGGAGGACTTGATCCTGGTGCTATTGTTAAAGCTAGAGATGGCCTTAATAATGAGATTTTTGTTGTCGAGGATGAATATGTTTATGATATTGCTTTAAGACTTTATGTGTATCTTAAAGAGTATGGGGCTAATGTTGAACTTACTATTTTATCCCCTGATCATTTAATTAGAGATAGTGTGTCTGCTAATAATACATTTGTTAATGTTAAGAATGAAGTTTATAATGATTATGATTTGAATAAAACTGATACAGTCGATTCTTGGATAAACGGTACTCAGGAAGGCTTGAAGAAAAGGTTAGCCGTTGTAAAGAAATTTGTAAATAAGTATAAAAATGTTAAGGCAAAAGATATTCTCTATATTAGTTTGCATTCTGATAATAGTGTTGGCGCACCTCGGTGTATGGGATTTTATTACCAGTCTGAGGACGGAAAGGGATTTGATACCCATTCTAAGAGTGTGATTGAAAAAATGACTGAAGGTTTTAAAAGAGCTCCTTATATTAAGGGACAAAATCTTTATGTGTTAAAACATAATGTTGTTAAAACCAAATTATTAGTTGAAGTTAGAAATTTGGCATTTGATGAGGAAGCTTGGGCTATTAGAGCTTCTAAACTTAGGGACCAGGATTCTAGAATTCTGGCTGATGCTATTTTAAAAATCTTATAGATTTAAGTAAATTATTTTTTCTGGATTTGTATGCTTGACAAAATATTTTCAATTTAGCATAATATCTAGATATTGAGTCCCCTATAGCTCAGCGGTAGAGCAGGTGGCTGTTAACCACTTGGTCGGAGGTTCGATTCCTTCTGGGGGAGTCTTGATTCTTTAATTGATATTATTTTTTCTATTTCTTCTCGTTTTATTTTGAAGTAATTGAGTCTTTCAAGTAGTTTTTTGTTATTCCCATTTCCCAGATTAAAGTGTTTTTGTATTTGTTCCCTCCTTTTCTTAGATTTAGCCCCTGTAATACCAAGTTCTATTAAGTCAGTTAAACTTAAACCTTCTTTTTGTTTTTCGTTATCAAACGTACCTATTTTTCTTAAAATTGTTGCTATTTCAAGCTTAGAAGACATTTCTACTTCTTGATCTTTACTTTTAAGGTGGGCATGCTTAATTTTATCTTGATTTAAGTAATTCATTCTTTTAAGTATTTGTTGTCTAATTAGGTTTCCTGCCTTGTCACTATCAGTGAAAATAATGATTCCATTTGTTTTTAGTGCTTTTTTTAAAACATTAATGGTTGATTGCTTAAGATACAACCCACCAGTTTCAACTATAGTGCACTTAAATAGTTCTTTTATTCTCTTAGCGTCGTCTTTACCTTCAACTACAATGATTTCTTTTAGTTGTTCCAGATTTTAATTCCAATTTTCAAAAAATGCCCTGAGAAGTTTTATTGCTTCTATATGATCTGAGATTGCGATAGTTTCTCTTAAAGAATGCATTCCCCACATTGGGGTTCCAATGTCTATGGTTTCAATTCCTGTTTGAGCATTTGCAATTGGGCCAATTGTGGTTCCGGCATTGGTATTTGCTTTCATTATTATTTCTTGAATTTTAATATTATTTTTCATAGCTAAAGCTTTAAGTTTCGCACATCCACTTGCTGTTGTTGCATATTTAAAATTAGCATTGCTTTTAATAGTGACGCCTTTTCCTAGACTTATTTGATAATTTGGATCATGTTTGCATATGTAGCCTGGATGAGTTCCATGTGCACCGTCCATTGAGATATTGAATGATTTGTTTAGTTTAATTAAGTGTTCTTCTTTCCCTAGATTTAGAACATGATCAATTCTTTCTAAGATTTCTGTTAATAGTTTTGAATCAGCTCCTCTGGAAGTTCCAGATCCGATCTCTTCATTATCAAAAAATACAGCCGCTTTATTTTTATTGTTATTTGTATGAATAAATGCATTCATGATGGCATGACATCCTGATTTGTTGTCGAGATTTTTGGATGCTAAGAATTCGCCCTCGCTACCTATAATTTTAGCAGGTTCGGATGCTGTGAATATTAAATCGCATGACAAGAAATCTTTTTCAGATATTTGCAGTTTTTCTATAATTTTTTCTTTAATGCTTTTTTTAAAACTTGTGATGATCATAATGTTCTCATGAGTATCATATGCAAATCCTTCATTTGCCTTTCGGTTTAAGTGAATAGCGACATTTGGTATGATTCCGATATTTTCAATTGTTATTAATTCTGAGTTAATTCTTCCATCTTTATTAAAGTATACAATTCCTGCTAAGCTTAAATCTCTGTCGGTCCAGGTTGAAATTATTGGGCCACCATAAACCTCGATGTGGTGAGAGAATACATTACATTTGTGTTTGCTAGATTCTATTTTAAGTTTCAGTCCAGGGCTGTCAGAGTGTGCTGCTGCTATTAAGAATGGTTCATGTATTTTATTGGTGTTAATGTTAAACGCAATAAGACTTGTTCCTTCCTTTTTTACATAATAATGTCCTGTTTCTAATGTCCATTTATCATCAAGTTTTAATTCCTTTGCATTAAGATAATATACTAGTTTTTGTTCAATGTAGTTTACTAGATGATATGCTGTTAAGCTTTTATCTAATAGGTTCTGAAAATGTGATATATCTAATGTGTGGTCATGCATTTTTTTCTCCTATAGTTTCATTGTTTTGATACTTAATATTTTATTATAATAGCTAGTACATGTATATATGTTTGTGTATATGTTAAGGAGATTATTAAATGGATAAATTTTATAAATTTATGCTTGTGCCTTTAATATTTATTGCTTGTACTACAGTTTCAGAGATTAATTTACAGGATGATGCTAGTGGAACAGTTTCATTGATATTGAATGTTAATAAAGAGTTTGAAAGGATCAGAAAAGAACTTGTAGCGACTCTTGTAGGAGCAGAAATAGCTAAAATGCCCCTTTTCCCTATTGATAAAATAGAGCAATATTTTAGTGATGAAGGAAAAAAATTAGGTTTAAAACTCTTAAGTATTAAGTCAAATGGTGATTCTCTTAAGTTGGTTGCTCAATTTGATAATTTGGTTAAGGTTTTAAAGGATTATCTTGAAGAGGAGAGAATGCCTATATTTAAGGTAGAAAACAAGAATGGAAAAAATATTCTTGATATGGATATTAATTTGAAAAATGTTACCAAGGTCATTAATGAAAATAAGGAGAATGTAAGTGATGCTCTTGCGGCACTCTTGCCTTCAGAAGAAATACCAATGTCTGAGAAGGAATATAAGGATGCATTAGTTTATTTTTTATCAGATTTTACGTCACATGCAAGTGAGCTTATTGATAATTCTGATATTACAGTCAAAATCAAGACGTCAAGAACAATTCAAGAGCAATTTGGATTTAAACAGCTTAACTTAAATAGTTTAGAACTTAAATTAGGTATGATTAGAGCTTTAAGTCTTGAGAGACCAATAAAATTGAGATTGGCTTATTAGGCTTTATGTAAATCTTATTTTAAGAGATAAGATTTACTTCTTATCTCTTTTGATAAATCCTATTAATAGGCCTGTTATTAAAGTTCCCACTAGGATAGATATTACCCACATTAATGGGTTAGTTACTATTGGAAGGATAAAGATACCGCCGTGTGGAGCCATAAGCTTTACTTCAAATAATGCAGACAGAAAACCTCCGATGGATGAACCTATTATGCAAGCAGGTATTATTTTTAAAGGGTCTGCGGCTGCTAAAGGAATTACTCCTTCTGTTATGAAACATGCACCTAGAACGTAACAAACTTTACCGGCTTCGTGTTCTTCTTGTGAGAACTTCTTGTTGAAAATGCTAGTTGCAAGTGCGACTCCAAGTGGAGGAATCATTCCTCCTGCCATTACGCTTGCATGAGGAATATAATTTCCAGCAGTTATCATTGCAATTCCAAATGCATAAGCAGCTTTGTTTACAGGACCGCCCATGTCTATTGCCATCATGCCACCAAGCAGTGCACCCAGTAGTGCCATGTTTGTTCCGCTCAGTGAGTTTAACATATTTGTTATGGATATATTAATATATGCAATTGGTGTTAGCAAGAAATATGTTAGAACACCTGATATTAGTACTGAAAAAAATGGGTAAGTTAAAACGGGATTAATACCACTTATGTTTTGTGGTATTATTTTTTTACTTATTGATTTTATTGCTAAGGTTACGTATCCTGCAATAAATCCTGCTAGGATGCCTCCCAAGAAACCTGCATTTCCTTTGCTCATCATTAATCCTGTAATCATTCCAGGTGCAAGTCCGGGACGTTCTGCTATGCTGAATGAAATATACCCAGCAAGTATTGGAATCATTAGGAAAAAAGCATTACCACCGCCAATTTGCATTAGAATATCTGCTATTTGATTATAGCTTGGATCGTTTGGATCAAAAGCTTTAATGCCAAACATAAATGATATTGCAATAATTATTCCCCCAGATACTACGAATGGAAGCATAAAGGATACACCGTTCATTAAGTGTTTATATGCACCACCTGTTTTTTTATTTGTTTTGCTTTCTCCTTTGACTGTTTTGCTCTTATAAATTTTTGCTTTGTTGTCAAGAATGTTTTGAATGAGTTCTTTTGCTTTGTGTATACCATCTTTTACACCAACTTCAATTAGTGGTTTACCATTAAATCTTTCTTTATTAACAGTTTTCCCTGCTGCAATAATTATGCCTTTTGCTTTTTTTATCTCCTCTTCTTCTATTGGATTATCAATTCCACTAGAGCCATTAGTTTCTACTTTGAGTTCTACATTTAGTTCAGCTGCTGCTCGTTTTAGGCTTTCAGCTGCCATATATGTATGGGCAATTCCCGTGGGGC from Borrelia hermsii DAH includes these protein-coding regions:
- a CDS encoding LysM peptidoglycan-binding domain-containing protein, which encodes MIILFKILELRRNTRLFIFRIKGLSIVLWIISSFSLYADFKHEVVKGDTLYSISLKYKISIKELKNANNLKSESIRIGRILVIPSSSKVNKVLTKKGDEKSKLSKLEPDAKVHVVKVGDTIEDISKRYGIREKELVAWNNLTSKILKVGSKLHLGEPDFLKPYIVKKGDSLSKLSVDFDISIADIIRFNSLESKKLIIGQKLYLKRVSGDIHFHYVKRGETLGKIAYIYGVTAKHLVHLNGDKAINLKADSILDVSKIIEENPLSSKSLQLKAEKGSSETFISHRVSVGETLYSIARKYGVLLEALKSWNNLSGNNIFHNQELKIYDKRKGPVVANKDSRQFVDNSSDSKTKVKAIANVISAKSKKLDLNFSNVLNNRDAFDISALVILDPKIPMFEANGVFYYWYKPKKVSQPSEFYSEDWYSPLNAYKKASQLFKSFESLVRSRPIKNSNLKNKLIIIDPGHGGLDPGAIVKARDGLNNEIFVVEDEYVYDIALRLYVYLKEYGANVELTILSPDHLIRDSVSANNTFVNVKNEVYNDYDLNKTDTVDSWINGTQEGLKKRLAVVKKFVNKYKNVKAKDILYISLHSDNSVGAPRCMGFYYQSEDGKGFDTHSKSVIEKMTEGFKRAPYIKGQNLYVLKHNVVKTKLLVEVRNLAFDEEAWAIRASKLRDQDSRILADAILKIL
- the rnmV gene encoding ribonuclease M5, producing the protein MEQLKEIIVVEGKDDAKRIKELFKCTIVETGGLYLKQSTINVLKKALKTNGIIIFTDSDKAGNLIRQQILKRMNYLNQDKIKHAHLKSKDQEVEMSSKLEIATILRKIGTFDNEKQKEGLSLTDLIELGITGAKSKKRREQIQKHFNLGNGNNKKLLERLNYFKIKREEIEKIISIKESRLPQKESNLRPSG
- a CDS encoding M18 family aminopeptidase, whose translation is MHDHTLDISHFQNLLDKSLTAYHLVNYIEQKLVYYLNAKELKLDDKWTLETGHYYVKKEGTSLIAFNINTNKIHEPFLIAAAHSDSPGLKLKIESSKHKCNVFSHHIEVYGGPIISTWTDRDLSLAGIVYFNKDGRINSELITIENIGIIPNVAIHLNRKANEGFAYDTHENIMIITSFKKSIKEKIIEKLQISEKDFLSCDLIFTASEPAKIIGSEGEFLASKNLDNKSGCHAIMNAFIHTNNNKNKAAVFFDNEEIGSGTSRGADSKLLTEILERIDHVLNLGKEEHLIKLNKSFNISMDGAHGTHPGYICKHDPNYQISLGKGVTIKSNANFKYATTASGCAKLKALAMKNNIKIQEIIMKANTNAGTTIGPIANAQTGIETIDIGTPMWGMHSLRETIAISDHIEAIKLLRAFFENWN
- a CDS encoding fructose-specific PTS transporter subunit EIIC, which encodes MQDLFSKKLILLNYEAKSKDDVIEKMADMLNENGYLSNKENFITDIKKREEISGTGLEEYIAMPHAKGNFVAKHGIAILRVTGEGFDFDASDSKPSRLFFMIAVPANTTGDTHIKTISYLNNIFNNEILRQEIMSTNDISRFLEILLNSNTNVIMNESSSKNFILAVTACPTGIAHTYMAAESLKRAAAELNVELKVETNGSSGIDNPIEEEEIKKAKGIIIAAGKTVNKERFNGKPLIEVGVKDGIHKAKELIQNILDNKAKIYKSKTVKGESKTNKKTGGAYKHLMNGVSFMLPFVVSGGIIIAISFMFGIKAFDPNDPSYNQIADILMQIGGGNAFFLMIPILAGYISFSIAERPGLAPGMITGLMMSKGNAGFLGGILAGFIAGYVTLAIKSISKKIIPQNISGINPVLTYPFFSVLISGVLTYFLLTPIAYINISITNMLNSLSGTNMALLGALLGGMMAIDMGGPVNKAAYAFGIAMITAGNYIPHASVMAGGMIPPLGVALATSIFNKKFSQEEHEAGKVCYVLGACFITEGVIPLAAADPLKIIPACIIGSSIGGFLSALFEVKLMAPHGGIFILPIVTNPLMWVISILVGTLITGLLIGFIKRDKK